Proteins encoded within one genomic window of Mya arenaria isolate MELC-2E11 chromosome 13, ASM2691426v1:
- the LOC128213579 gene encoding putative ferric-chelate reductase 1 — translation MWDRISVLVSAVLVTWCSVEGFNPDNIQCCNCISMFPDGVSNVKPQVMPSPFIIHVAKSARFYTINAEDINVNLTADFVKRGFRSFMIQARRIDQSSNTIEPIGRFEALEPNPVLAVEDCPGKYGAAFVSSDFSEKTNVRLVWKPPTTFQGHIEFRATFVQDENTFWVKEKSAPLYDPQDITPPTPLQKYIPAPIAGIDVSDCGTRKGCYRIPGDCREVECEYIATWKRLSDRTMQFELSAMTDGFNDRFFALALSEDIYCGDDLVFECVHNSSSGKVSVYQSKNLPENRNDRLNNPTAGIITQEGSYNDGRLRCRFVREINPNNEELNDWGLLSRPFHLLMGRGYSSLGNLLTHGINVGHLPVSSPNEVSLDVGADISGRARFHLVKAHACLMFIAWIFFAPIGLIWMKYYTTMWPNSRFLGQKYWLVTHFNCTVWVVILVVIAVILIFIEAGGWSEFPELPAKAHPILGIIVFICILVIPILFLIRCPEDHACRPVGNWFYWLFWTIAFCLAVVNIFIGMEFGKAMVPWWLTWIVCIFFLFNFVCEIILEVHQCCTHKKNKERRKKWELQKKENPNIHIPEPWPAGRNFKRNVLYTHFIVCLIVVLIAVITVAVS, via the exons atgtGGGATCGGATTAGTGTGCTAGTCAGTGCAGTGCTTGTGACATGGTGCAGTGTTGAAGGATTTAATCCGGACAACATCCAGTGTTGTAACTGTATTTCCATGTTCCCAGATGGAGTATCGAATGTTAAGCCCCAAGTTATGCCCTCACCTTTCATCATTCACGTAGCAAAATCAGCAAGATTTTATACTATAAATGCAGAGGATATTAATG TAAATTTAACTGCTGACTTTGTAAAAAGAGGGTTTAGGTCATTTATGATCCAAGCCCGTAGAATAGACCAATCCAGTAACACGATAGAGCCCATCGGAAGGTTTGAAGCCCTTGAGCCTAACCCAGTGTTAGCTGTAGAAGACTGCCCGGGAAAATATGGG GCAGCCTTTGTTAGCTCAGATTTTTCAGAGAAGACAAATGTGCGTTTAGTGTGGAAACCTCCTACGACATTCCAAGGACACATTGAATTCAG GGCTACCTTTGTTCAAGATGAAAACACGTTTTGGGTAAAGGAGAAGTCAGCACCACTCTATGACCCCCAGGACATCACTCCTCCTACACCCCTCCAAAAATAT atccCTGCCCCTATTGCTGGTATCGATGTGAGTGACTGTGGGACTCGAAAGGGATGCTACCGTATCCCTGGTGATTGCCGCGAGGTCGAGTGTGAGTACATCGCCACATGGAAACGCCTCAGTGATCGAACCATGCAGTTTGAGCTCAGCGCTATGACTGATGGTTTTAACGACAGATTCTTTGCCTTGGCTCTCTCTGAGGATATCTATTGT GGCGATGACCTTGTGTTTGAGTGTGTACACAACAGCTCCAGTGGCAAGGTTTCTGTCTACCAGTCCAAAAACCTTCCCGAAAACAGGAATGATAGACTTAACAAT CCAACGGCAGGGATAATCACCCAGGAAGGGTCGTACAATGATGGTCGCCTGCGATGTCGTTTTGTGCGGGAAATCAATCCTAACAATGAGGAACTCAATGATTGGGGACTTTTGTCACGGCCCTTCCATCTCCTTATGGGACGAGGTTATTCCTCATTGG GGAACCTGTTAACACACGGCATAAATGTGGGTCATCTGCCTGTATCTTCACCGAACGAGGTCTCGCTGGATGTTGGGGCGGACATCTCGGGCAGGGCACGATTCCACCTCGTCAAAGCTCATG CTTGCCTGATGTTTATTGCGTGGATTTTCTTTGCCCCTATCGGCCTGATCTGGATGAAGTACTACACGACCATGTGGCCTAATAGCAGGTTCCTTGGACAGAAATACTGGCTTGTG ACGCACTTCAACTGCACGGTATGGGTGGTGATTCTGGTTGTCATCGCTGTTATCCTGATCTTCATTGAGGCAGGAGGATGGAGTGAG tttCCTGAGCTGCCAGCAAAGGCGCATCCAATCCTAGGAATAATAGTTTTCATCTGTATTCTGGTTATT ccGATCCTGTTCTTGATCAGATGCCCAGAGGACCATGCATGTCGGCCAGTTGGCAACTGGTTCTACTGGCTCTTCTGGACCATTGCTTTCTGCCTTGCCG TTGTGAACATCTTCATTGGGATGGAGTTTGGCAAGGCGATGGTGCCCTGGTGGCTGACATGGATCGTCTGTATCTTCTTCCTCTTCAACTTCGTCTGTGAGATCATCCTGGAAGTCCATCAGTGCTGCACGCACAAAAAAAACAAGG AGCGTAGGAAGAAGTGGGAGCTACAGAAGAAGGAGAACCCGAACATCCACATTCCCGAACCATGGCCAGCT GGTCGGAACTTCAAGAGGAATGTACTGTACACCCATTTCATAGTTTGCCTGATTGTAGTCCTAATAGCAGTGATCACCGTCGCTGTCTCCTAA